CGACGGCGTCGACGCGCCGGAGCTTGGCCGTGGAGACGTCGACGGACGGCGTCGCGGACGGTGTGCCGTCACCCGGGAGCTCCGCCGCGGCGGCGGTCGGCACCCCGCCGAGCTGGCTCGGGCCGACGCCCAGCGAACCCGCCGTGACGGCGAGCGCGGCAGCGCCAAGCGCGAGCAGGGTCCGGGGAGTCACCAGCCGACCGTACGACGCCCGACCGGACAGAACGACAGGTGTTACCGAATCGCGTCCTCGTCGTCATGCGTTCGTGACATTCGGGGATGTGTCACGGAACCGCCACGGGGGACACCCCGCTGGACGGGCCCGGGTCCGGTCGTGCGTACCGTCGCCCCCATGACGGAGCAGCAGGGCGGCCGGACGGGTCGCGACCAGTACACGATGCAGGACCCCACGAAGCTCTACGCCGACAAGAAGCCGGACGAGCAGTACCTCCCGGGCGCCGGGACCGACGAGGAGATGGCGCAGAACGTCCCCGCGGACCACGGCGAGGACACCTACCGCGGCTCCGGGCGGCTCGAGGGGCGCAAGGCGCTCGTCACCGGCGGCGACTCGGGCATCGGAGCGGCGGTCGCGATCGCCTTCGCCCGCGAGGGTGCGGACGTCGCGATCGTGTACCTGCCCGAGGAGCAGGAGGACGCCGACCGCATCGTCGGGCTCATCGAGGACGCCGGGCGCACGGCCGTGGCCATCCCGGGCGACATCACGGAACTGGCGTTCTGCGAGGAGCTCGTGCAGCGGGCCGTTGACGGCCTGGGCGGTCTCGACATCCTGGTGAACAACGCCGGCAAGCAGCAGAACGTCGACGACATCACGAAGATCTCGGACGAGGAGTTCGACGAGACCTTCAAGACGAACGCCTACGCCACGTTCCGCATCACCAAGGCCGCGGTGCCGCACCTGCAGCCCGGCTCCACGATCATCAACACGACGTCGATCCAGGCGTACGCCCCCTCGCCGCACCTCGTGCACTACGCCGCGACGAAGGCGACCGTGAACAACATGGCGAAGGGGCTCGCCGCACAGCTCGCGCCGAAGGGCATCCGTGTGAACGCGGTCGCTCCCGGGCCGATCTGGACCCCGCTGCAGCCCGCCGGTGGACAGCCGCCGGAGGCCCTGCCGTCCGCCGGTGAGCAGACGTACCTCGGCCGCTGGGGGCAGCCGGCCGAGCTCGCGCCGGCCTTCGTGTTCCTGGCGAGCGGCGAGTCGTCCTACGTCGTGGGCGAGACGCTGCACGTCGACGGTGGCATGCCCACGCCCTGACCCCGGGGTCGAGACACCACGACGGACACCGCGGCGGCGGTGGCCGTCGTCGTGCACGGTGGTCGTCGTGCTCGGTCGTCGTGCCCGGTGGTCGCGTGCCCGGTGATCGCTGCTCGGGTCAGGCGTCGACCAGGGTGCCCGACCGCCGCCGGGACGCGTCGTGCACCGCCGTGACGTCGGCTCGTCCGCGCTGCCAGGCGTCGAGGGCGAACGCGAGCACGCGGGCGTCGGCGAGGGCGTCCTCGTCCGGCTCCCCGACCGAGGTGGCCGCCACCCGGAGCCGGACCCAGAGCTCGCCGGCGTCGATCGGCTCCTCGGAGTCGGGCCCACTGTCCGCCTGCTCATCGGGGTGGGCGGACCCGAGGGGCACGACAGGGACCCCGAGGGACGACGCGACGACGGCCGCGGTGCCGTCGGCCGACGCCAGCACGG
The Curtobacterium citreum genome window above contains:
- a CDS encoding SDR family oxidoreductase yields the protein MTEQQGGRTGRDQYTMQDPTKLYADKKPDEQYLPGAGTDEEMAQNVPADHGEDTYRGSGRLEGRKALVTGGDSGIGAAVAIAFAREGADVAIVYLPEEQEDADRIVGLIEDAGRTAVAIPGDITELAFCEELVQRAVDGLGGLDILVNNAGKQQNVDDITKISDEEFDETFKTNAYATFRITKAAVPHLQPGSTIINTTSIQAYAPSPHLVHYAATKATVNNMAKGLAAQLAPKGIRVNAVAPGPIWTPLQPAGGQPPEALPSAGEQTYLGRWGQPAELAPAFVFLASGESSYVVGETLHVDGGMPTP